A single window of Desulfovibrio sp. G11 DNA harbors:
- a CDS encoding amino acid ABC transporter permease — protein sequence MLDTAFFSHELIPALNRGLLVSLALIIPAGSLGFVGGVLLGCARAFGPRWMRRLGDWFTAIVRGVPLLVQLMMIYYALPKLGIYFPPYGAALTSFILCTAAYQSEYVRGALLSIRQGQIRAAQALGFSTWKTVAWIVVPQAARRALPGCGNEIIYLIKYSSLAYFVTCMELMGEGKVVASDTFRFTEVFITVGAYYLAMVTLATFFLRWLERRFHVPGFGAR from the coding sequence GTGCTGGATACGGCCTTTTTCAGCCACGAGCTTATTCCCGCCCTTAACAGGGGGCTGCTCGTATCCCTGGCGCTCATCATTCCTGCAGGCAGCCTGGGCTTTGTGGGTGGTGTGCTGCTGGGCTGCGCCCGCGCCTTCGGCCCGCGCTGGATGCGCCGCCTGGGTGACTGGTTTACCGCCATCGTACGTGGTGTGCCGCTGCTCGTGCAATTGATGATGATCTATTACGCCCTGCCCAAACTCGGCATTTATTTTCCGCCATACGGGGCCGCCCTTACAAGCTTTATCCTGTGCACGGCAGCCTACCAGAGCGAATATGTGCGCGGGGCGCTGCTCTCCATCCGCCAGGGGCAGATACGGGCCGCCCAGGCTCTGGGATTCAGCACCTGGAAAACGGTGGCCTGGATAGTCGTGCCGCAAGCGGCGCGGCGCGCTCTTCCCGGCTGCGGCAACGAGATCATCTACCTTATCAAGTACAGTTCACTGGCCTACTTCGTCACCTGCATGGAACTTATGGGCGAGGGCAAGGTTGTGGCGTCAGACACATTCCGCTTTACCGAAGTGTTCATAACAGTGGGGGCCTACTACCTGGCCATGGTCACCCTGGCGACATTTTTTCTCCGCTGGCTTGAGCGCCGCTTTCATGTCCCCGGCTTTGGCGCACGATAA
- a CDS encoding amino acid ABC transporter ATP-binding protein: MNVDEQAILRVEGISKKLGGKPILDNCSLSVRRGELKVLIGPSGAGKSTLLQSINCLIPPDKGDIYLEGQRLDRTSKAALCTFRAQVGMIFQDFNLFDHLTAEENVAIALRKVRGMNHKDARARAHEELARVGLARRALLYPAQLSGGQKQRVAMARALAMDPKVILLDEPTSALDPELVGEVLAVIRDLASGGMTMIMATHQMEFARALATEIIFMEHGKLIEQGAPDVLLAEGSTTRTRDFCQRLLEMGV, from the coding sequence ATGAATGTGGACGAACAAGCGATTCTGCGTGTTGAGGGTATCTCCAAGAAGCTGGGTGGCAAGCCCATTCTGGACAATTGCAGTCTTTCGGTGCGCCGGGGCGAACTCAAGGTGCTCATCGGGCCTTCCGGCGCCGGCAAAAGCACCCTGCTGCAAAGCATCAACTGCCTTATCCCCCCGGACAAAGGCGATATTTACCTTGAAGGCCAGCGCCTTGACCGCACCAGCAAGGCCGCCCTGTGCACATTTCGCGCTCAAGTTGGTATGATCTTTCAGGATTTCAATCTGTTTGACCACCTTACGGCCGAGGAAAACGTGGCCATCGCCCTGCGCAAGGTGCGCGGCATGAACCACAAGGACGCCAGAGCCCGCGCTCACGAAGAACTGGCGCGTGTCGGCCTGGCCCGCCGTGCCCTGCTTTACCCGGCACAGCTTTCCGGCGGCCAGAAACAGCGTGTGGCCATGGCCCGTGCCCTGGCCATGGACCCCAAAGTCATCCTGCTGGACGAACCCACATCAGCGCTGGACCCGGAACTTGTGGGCGAAGTACTCGCCGTCATACGCGACCTTGCCAGCGGGGGCATGACCATGATCATGGCCACCCATCAGATGGAATTTGCCCGCGCTCTGGCCACAGAGATTATTTTTATGGAACACGGCAAGCTGATTGAACAGGGCGCGCCCGATGTGCTCCTGGCCGAAGGCTCCACCACACGCACCCGCGACTTCTGCCAACGCCTGCTGGAGATGGGGGTTTAG
- a CDS encoding amino acid ABC transporter permease produces the protein MDSLSVVYHALPSMLAGCIVTVGNVTISLAMGLVLGVPMAVAQVYGGPWLRRLVAVYVWFFRGVPILVLLFLCYGLFISLGLPADPFLICCLVLGCTSTAYQSQIFRGAIESLPQGQLNAARALGMGEGTGICSIILPQAMRLSIPGWANEFSILLKDSAICYVLGTQDIMARTSFVAARTHEHLALYAAAGCIYFLLTLAVLKLLRRLEKRVHVPGYSTGMGMEGTGAG, from the coding sequence ATGGACTCACTTTCAGTAGTTTACCACGCCCTGCCGTCCATGCTGGCCGGCTGCATAGTCACGGTGGGCAACGTGACCATTTCTCTCGCCATGGGCCTTGTGCTCGGCGTTCCTATGGCTGTGGCCCAGGTTTACGGCGGCCCCTGGCTGCGCCGCCTGGTCGCGGTCTATGTGTGGTTTTTCCGGGGAGTGCCCATTCTTGTGCTGCTCTTTCTGTGCTACGGGCTTTTCATCAGCCTCGGCCTGCCGGCAGACCCGTTTCTTATATGCTGCCTGGTGCTTGGCTGCACCAGTACGGCCTACCAGTCGCAAATTTTCCGGGGAGCCATTGAAAGTCTGCCGCAGGGGCAGCTCAACGCGGCACGCGCTCTGGGCATGGGTGAAGGCACGGGTATCTGCAGCATCATACTGCCCCAGGCCATGCGCTTGTCCATCCCCGGCTGGGCCAACGAATTTTCCATTCTGCTCAAAGATTCGGCCATCTGCTACGTTCTCGGCACACAGGATATCATGGCAAGAACGTCTTTTGTGGCCGCACGCACGCACGAACATCTGGCCCTTTACGCGGCAGCGGGCTGCATTTATTTTCTGCTGACACTGGCGGTGCTGAAGCTCCTGCGCCGCCTGGAAAAAAGAGTTCATGTACCGGGATACTCCACGGGCATGGGCATGGAAGGCACGGGTGCGGGATAA
- a CDS encoding ABC transporter substrate-binding protein — MKKLLVCALLAAVMAAVPAFAKKSYVNGIDPNYPPFAYMDEKTGQPAGFDVDSLNWIAKTMGFEITHKPMAWDGIIPALVAKQIDMVDSGMSITPERARVVDFSEPYWTVSRVFIVPADSTLTPQDVLTKKVKLGVQRGTSEANAIKQEQQEKGYPFELRFYESAPLAVEDLLNGRIEVALMDELPADDAIAKGRAVKKAGTHGEPDKFGVAMRKGDKDLHKLINEGYKKLMADPYWQELQKKYLNK, encoded by the coding sequence ATGAAAAAACTTCTTGTCTGCGCCCTGCTGGCTGCCGTCATGGCCGCTGTGCCCGCTTTTGCCAAAAAAAGCTATGTGAACGGCATTGACCCCAACTATCCGCCTTTCGCCTATATGGACGAAAAAACCGGCCAGCCCGCCGGCTTTGACGTGGATTCTCTCAACTGGATAGCCAAGACCATGGGCTTCGAAATCACGCACAAACCCATGGCCTGGGACGGTATCATTCCCGCCCTCGTGGCCAAGCAGATCGACATGGTGGACTCCGGCATGAGCATCACGCCCGAGCGCGCCAGAGTCGTGGACTTTTCTGAACCGTACTGGACGGTTTCGCGCGTGTTTATCGTGCCCGCAGACTCCACGCTGACCCCGCAGGACGTACTGACCAAAAAAGTCAAGCTCGGCGTGCAGCGCGGCACATCCGAAGCCAACGCCATCAAGCAGGAACAGCAGGAAAAAGGCTATCCCTTTGAACTGCGCTTCTACGAGTCCGCCCCCCTGGCTGTGGAAGACCTGCTCAACGGCCGCATTGAAGTGGCCCTGATGGACGAACTGCCCGCCGACGACGCCATTGCCAAGGGCCGGGCTGTCAAAAAAGCCGGAACCCACGGCGAACCCGACAAGTTCGGTGTAGCCATGCGCAAGGGCGATAAGGACCTGCACAAACTGATCAATGAGGGCTACAAAAAGCTCATGGCCGATCCGTACTGGCAGGAACTGCAGAAAAAATATCTGAATAAATAA
- the wbaP gene encoding undecaprenyl-phosphate galactose phosphotransferase WbaP, whose product MKKTSRWVHLASLFGISAQKFLLCLFDLLALLGTALAVFLVRATFGGLDPVLYHWVVPMLLLGPVFGAGLGLYQTVSLAPHRELKALFQLTSLLYAIILAVLFLSKTGDAYSRIVIMGSWAATLFSMPLMRSLCRRLYARRRWWGKPLVIFDHCSEGRELWHYLKRHPDRGLNPVSIYDLPDAPEDMRCLFASVAARQPKAMALLLQRVGKAQDVDVITEASRYFSSTLVVPAFGGNFRVHWLTPRDLGNAVGLLVRQNLRDRRRLFVKRCLDIGLCLLGSALLLPLGAVLALIIKLDSPGPVFYRQTRIGRGGREIRIFKFRTMVCDADRVLRDMLSSDAGLRAEWACDRKLKCDPRVTRVGRLLRKLSLDELPQLINVVTGDMSLVGPRPIVRAEVKKYGPVFDEYCMVRPGITGLWQVSGRNNTTYEERVNFDQYYINNWSVWMDLWIMCKTVPVVILGHGAY is encoded by the coding sequence ATGAAAAAAACTTCGCGCTGGGTTCATCTCGCTTCTCTTTTTGGTATTTCAGCCCAGAAATTCCTGCTGTGTCTGTTTGACCTGCTGGCCCTTCTGGGAACCGCTCTCGCTGTATTTCTTGTCAGAGCCACTTTTGGCGGCCTTGATCCCGTACTGTACCACTGGGTTGTACCCATGCTCCTGCTCGGCCCTGTTTTTGGCGCCGGGCTGGGGCTGTACCAGACCGTAAGCCTTGCGCCACACCGTGAACTCAAGGCGCTGTTTCAGCTGACAAGCCTTCTGTACGCCATTATTCTGGCGGTTCTTTTTCTGTCCAAAACCGGCGACGCCTATTCACGCATTGTCATTATGGGTAGTTGGGCTGCTACTCTTTTCAGCATGCCGCTCATGCGCAGCCTGTGCCGCCGTCTTTACGCGCGGCGGCGCTGGTGGGGCAAACCCCTCGTTATTTTTGACCATTGCAGTGAAGGGCGCGAGCTGTGGCACTATCTGAAGCGCCACCCCGACAGGGGGCTTAACCCGGTGTCCATCTACGATCTGCCTGATGCGCCGGAGGACATGCGCTGCCTGTTTGCCTCTGTTGCTGCCCGGCAGCCCAAGGCTATGGCCCTGCTGCTGCAAAGAGTGGGCAAGGCGCAGGATGTGGACGTGATCACCGAGGCCAGCCGGTACTTCAGCAGCACCCTGGTGGTTCCGGCTTTTGGCGGCAATTTTCGTGTCCACTGGCTGACGCCGCGCGATCTGGGCAATGCCGTGGGGCTGCTGGTACGGCAAAATCTGCGTGACAGGCGCCGTCTTTTTGTCAAAAGATGTCTGGATATCGGTCTGTGCCTGCTTGGTTCGGCCCTTTTACTGCCTCTTGGGGCTGTTCTTGCCCTTATAATAAAGCTGGACAGCCCCGGGCCGGTTTTTTACCGCCAGACGCGTATCGGTCGAGGCGGCAGGGAGATCCGGATATTCAAGTTCCGCACTATGGTGTGTGACGCGGACAGGGTGCTCAGGGACATGCTGAGCAGCGATGCCGGCCTGCGCGCAGAATGGGCCTGTGACCGCAAGCTCAAGTGCGATCCGCGCGTTACCCGCGTGGGGCGCTTGCTGCGCAAGCTCAGTCTTGATGAATTGCCGCAGCTCATTAACGTGGTGACGGGCGATATGAGCCTTGTGGGGCCGCGCCCCATCGTCAGGGCCGAAGTGAAAAAATACGGCCCTGTATTTGACGAATACTGCATGGTGCGGCCCGGCATTACGGGCTTGTGGCAGGTTTCCGGCCGCAATAATACCACCTATGAGGAGCGCGTGAATTTTGACCAGTATTATATCAACAACTGGTCTGTATGGATGGATCTGTGGATTATGTGCAAAACCGTGCCTGTGGTCATTCTGGGGCATGGAGCCTACTGA
- a CDS encoding glycosyltransferase family 9 protein, translating to MGERGNRLNRFLDRWAGIPLTVCTAGLRAAAGTARLNMPAEPQRVGFLCLGAIGDLLLLSSLITALRRRLPHARFYLLTTSGNAATASLIPGIDESASFSVRKVPAMLDWLRRKKLDMLFDSSQWPRLGAVLSNLSGAPCTVGFDTPGQCRACGYSHRVPHCADRHEVENFLALGKAVYDDLEGEPCLALPVEAPADAVRADHMLTELAGACLPRVYLHMWPSGIHARLKEWPSGHWAALARELAGRGFQVCLTGAQGDAARNAAFLVAHADCPAVSLAGDLSLAGLAWMFSRSAGAVSVNTGTMHLAALAGAPTVGLHGPTNPLRWGPWGRKVQSLLPHSGACAYLNLGFEYPQPPVTCMENLPVSDVLDALARMGVCGPALAAD from the coding sequence ATGGGTGAGCGCGGCAACAGGCTGAACCGTTTTCTCGACCGGTGGGCAGGCATCCCGCTGACTGTCTGCACGGCGGGGCTGCGGGCCGCAGCCGGAACAGCCCGGCTGAACATGCCGGCCGAACCGCAGCGGGTAGGGTTTCTCTGTCTTGGTGCCATTGGCGACCTGCTGCTTTTGTCATCCCTGATTACGGCCCTGCGCAGGCGTCTTCCCCATGCGCGTTTTTACCTGTTGACCACCAGCGGAAACGCCGCCACGGCGTCGCTGATTCCGGGCATTGATGAAAGCGCCTCTTTCAGCGTACGCAAGGTCCCGGCCATGCTGGACTGGCTGCGCAGAAAAAAGCTGGACATGCTTTTCGACAGCAGCCAGTGGCCCCGGCTCGGGGCTGTGCTGAGCAACCTGTCGGGAGCGCCCTGCACCGTGGGTTTTGATACCCCCGGGCAGTGCAGGGCCTGCGGTTATTCGCACCGGGTGCCGCACTGCGCGGACAGGCACGAGGTGGAAAATTTTCTGGCCCTGGGCAAAGCGGTTTATGACGATCTGGAGGGCGAGCCATGCCTTGCCCTGCCCGTCGAGGCTCCGGCGGATGCCGTCAGGGCTGATCACATGCTGACAGAGCTTGCGGGGGCGTGCCTGCCGCGTGTTTATCTGCACATGTGGCCGTCGGGCATCCATGCCCGGCTCAAGGAATGGCCTTCGGGCCACTGGGCGGCCCTGGCCCGGGAACTGGCCGGGCGCGGTTTTCAGGTCTGCCTCACCGGGGCGCAGGGCGACGCGGCGCGAAATGCGGCCTTTCTTGTGGCTCACGCGGACTGTCCCGCCGTATCCCTTGCGGGCGATCTGTCGCTTGCCGGGCTTGCCTGGATGTTCTCCAGGTCGGCAGGGGCTGTTTCTGTCAATACAGGAACCATGCATCTGGCGGCCCTTGCCGGCGCGCCCACAGTGGGGCTGCACGGGCCTACCAATCCGCTCCGCTGGGGCCCCTGGGGCAGGAAGGTCCAGAGCCTGCTGCCGCATTCGGGGGCCTGTGCCTATCTGAACCTTGGCTTTGAATATCCCCAGCCACCGGTGACATGTATGGAAAATCTGCCCGTGAGTGATGTGCTGGATGCTCTGGCGCGCATGGGTGTGTGCGGGCCTGCATTAGCTGCTGACTGA
- a CDS encoding aminotransferase class I/II-fold pyridoxal phosphate-dependent enzyme has protein sequence MRLPDFELEVFFSRYEFSTPCLLAQSDCESLSIDDLLALEPDPEKARHEFLQTRLGYSPNDGSPALRQAVSGLYRHMAEKDVLLFTGAQEGIFACMNVLLEPGDHVICQFPGYQSLYDLPRALGCHVDFWRQEAEGDGGWRLDLDVLKSLIRPETRLVVINSPHNPTGFALDASQTEELCALARQHGIWIFADEVYRGLGWNALPGEEDRGCEEIAPWLCDMYERGISLGVMSKAYGLPGVRVGWLACGNAGLMGGISRYKNYLSICGAAPSESLACTALAHGSALLQRSRSIIQENLRVADAFFARHADFFTYNRPLAGPIGLPLLHGDESSEAFCIRLAREAGVLLLPGSVYGLTAPYVRMGFGRKNFAANLDVLDGWLQRQKTG, from the coding sequence ATGCGTCTGCCAGACTTTGAGCTGGAGGTATTTTTCAGCCGCTACGAATTTTCCACGCCCTGCCTGCTGGCGCAGTCCGACTGCGAAAGCCTGAGTATTGATGACCTGCTGGCTCTGGAGCCGGACCCGGAAAAAGCCCGGCACGAGTTTTTGCAAACCCGTCTCGGCTATAGTCCCAATGACGGCAGCCCTGCCTTGCGTCAGGCCGTCTCGGGGCTGTACAGGCACATGGCTGAAAAGGATGTGCTGCTGTTTACCGGCGCGCAGGAAGGCATATTCGCCTGCATGAATGTGCTGCTGGAGCCGGGCGATCATGTCATATGCCAGTTTCCGGGCTATCAGTCCCTGTATGATCTGCCGCGCGCGCTGGGCTGCCATGTGGACTTCTGGCGGCAAGAGGCTGAAGGCGACGGCGGCTGGCGGCTTGATCTGGACGTCCTCAAAAGCCTGATCCGCCCCGAAACCAGGCTTGTTGTCATCAATTCACCGCATAATCCCACGGGCTTTGCCCTTGATGCCAGCCAGACTGAAGAGCTTTGCGCTCTGGCGCGGCAGCACGGCATCTGGATATTCGCCGACGAGGTTTACCGGGGGCTGGGCTGGAATGCGCTTCCGGGGGAAGAAGACCGCGGCTGTGAAGAAATTGCGCCCTGGCTGTGCGATATGTACGAGCGCGGCATTTCCCTGGGCGTCATGAGCAAGGCCTACGGTCTGCCCGGCGTGCGGGTGGGCTGGCTGGCCTGCGGCAATGCCGGGCTTATGGGCGGCATCAGCCGCTACAAGAACTATCTGAGTATCTGCGGAGCCGCGCCGTCAGAATCGCTGGCCTGCACGGCTCTGGCACACGGTTCTGCGCTTTTGCAGCGCAGCAGAAGTATCATCCAGGAAAATCTGCGTGTTGCAGATGCATTTTTTGCACGCCATGCGGATTTTTTTACCTATAACCGGCCACTGGCCGGTCCCATAGGTCTTCCTCTGTTGCACGGGGATGAATCTTCTGAGGCTTTCTGCATCCGTCTTGCGCGCGAGGCCGGGGTACTGTTGCTGCCCGGCAGTGTGTACGGCCTTACAGCCCCTTATGTGCGTATGGGGTTTGGACGTAAAAACTTTGCCGCAAATCTTGACGTGCTGGACGGCTGGCTGCAAAGGCAAAAAACAGGCTGA
- a CDS encoding HMA2 domain-containing protein, producing the protein MNTLHLLRYVRSFVDGRVRIRHPALRNGSVAALAETRLKAIAGVNAVECNPVSGSVLILYDSKAIPKERLFAIGEAWAVYLDKVRDGKPADVPEF; encoded by the coding sequence TTGAACACCCTGCATCTTCTTAGATATGTACGCAGTTTTGTGGACGGAAGAGTGCGCATACGCCACCCCGCCCTCCGCAACGGATCCGTGGCCGCACTTGCTGAAACCCGCCTGAAAGCCATTGCCGGAGTAAACGCTGTGGAATGCAATCCCGTAAGCGGCTCCGTGCTTATCCTGTATGACAGCAAGGCCATACCCAAAGAACGGCTTTTTGCCATCGGCGAGGCCTGGGCCGTCTATCTTGATAAGGTCAGGGATGGAAAACCCGCGGACGTACCGGAATTTTAG
- a CDS encoding heavy metal translocating P-type ATPase, whose translation MRFYIVHELRGLATPDSGRMRVRASCPLNLAQAEALAGALATLPGIIVARVTPRLGSLLFFYEDQQSRESALTLLVGASDEQGPLTHMAATADDGTPGPGEATLTEGLMPVFQYVFVRPLLPMALRIVNSVASAVPFLFKGIQAVLRGALNVDVLDAAAIGASLIMRDFRTVSLLTLLLGLGETLEYWTRRRSMATLTESLALNVENVWLLVDGTEVSVPLAQVKEDDLVVVRDGGSIPVDGVVEEGCAVVNQSSMTGEPLGVRRMVGASVFAGTVVEEGRLVIRAKYVGDGTRLRQVVKFIEESETLKAGIQGKYERLADMAVPFTFGLAAVVWLLTRDFRRAASVLLVDYSCALKLATPLAVLASMREGARHGMAIKGGRYLEALNEADTVVFDKTGTLTQASPKVVEVFPAPGFDRTEVLRVMACLEEHFPHPVARAVVRKADEEGLKHEEEHAHVEYLVAHGVASSLYGKKMRVGSRHYIEHDEGVDLSPLQHVVEEQAALGRSLLFMSEDGKLAGMVSIEDPLRPEAARVVEELRGLGFGRILMLTGDDERTARAVAGSVGISEYRAQVLPADKARIVQDLTDQGCKVLMVGDGINDAPALSASHVGVAMSDGTDLAREVANVLLTHPSLEGLVSARLLGRRTLRRIHFNFVSTLALNSAFLVGGLFMIIGPGVSALLHNVTTLGVALNAMRPHLPQKALPGEESHFEHPASS comes from the coding sequence ATGCGTTTTTATATTGTCCATGAGTTACGTGGCCTAGCCACGCCCGATTCCGGCAGAATGCGCGTGCGCGCCTCTTGCCCCCTCAACCTTGCGCAGGCCGAAGCACTGGCAGGCGCCCTGGCTACCCTGCCCGGCATCATTGTGGCGCGCGTTACGCCGCGCCTGGGCAGCCTGCTGTTTTTTTATGAAGACCAGCAGAGCCGCGAAAGCGCCCTGACCCTGCTTGTAGGCGCAAGCGACGAACAGGGACCCCTGACCCATATGGCCGCAACTGCCGATGACGGCACGCCCGGCCCCGGGGAGGCCACACTTACCGAAGGCCTTATGCCGGTCTTTCAGTACGTTTTTGTGCGGCCCCTGCTGCCCATGGCCCTGCGCATCGTCAACAGCGTGGCCAGCGCTGTGCCTTTTCTTTTCAAGGGCATACAGGCCGTCCTGCGTGGAGCGCTCAACGTGGATGTGCTTGACGCGGCGGCCATTGGCGCGTCGCTCATCATGCGCGACTTCCGCACGGTGAGCCTGCTCACCCTTCTGCTTGGCCTGGGCGAAACCCTCGAATACTGGACCCGCCGCCGCTCCATGGCCACACTGACCGAAAGTCTTGCCCTTAATGTGGAAAACGTCTGGCTGCTTGTTGATGGAACGGAAGTATCCGTTCCCCTTGCCCAGGTAAAAGAAGACGACCTTGTGGTTGTGCGCGACGGCGGCAGCATCCCCGTGGACGGCGTGGTGGAAGAAGGCTGCGCGGTAGTCAACCAGTCCTCCATGACAGGGGAGCCGCTCGGCGTCAGAAGGATGGTGGGAGCGTCTGTTTTCGCAGGCACCGTGGTGGAGGAAGGTCGCCTTGTCATCCGCGCCAAGTATGTGGGCGATGGTACGCGCTTGCGTCAGGTTGTCAAATTTATTGAAGAATCAGAAACGCTCAAGGCGGGCATACAGGGCAAATACGAACGTCTGGCAGACATGGCCGTACCCTTTACCTTTGGTCTGGCCGCCGTGGTCTGGCTGCTCACGCGGGACTTTCGCCGTGCGGCCTCGGTGCTGCTTGTGGATTACTCCTGCGCGCTCAAGCTGGCCACACCGCTGGCGGTGCTGGCATCCATGCGCGAAGGCGCGCGCCACGGCATGGCCATCAAGGGCGGACGATACCTTGAAGCCCTCAATGAGGCCGACACCGTCGTCTTTGACAAAACCGGCACGCTTACCCAGGCCAGCCCCAAGGTTGTGGAAGTTTTCCCCGCCCCGGGCTTTGACCGCACCGAGGTTCTGCGCGTCATGGCCTGCCTTGAAGAGCATTTTCCCCATCCTGTGGCGCGCGCCGTGGTGCGCAAGGCCGATGAGGAAGGGCTTAAACACGAAGAAGAACACGCCCATGTGGAATATCTTGTGGCGCACGGTGTGGCCTCTTCCCTTTATGGCAAAAAAATGCGCGTGGGCAGCCGCCACTACATCGAGCACGACGAAGGCGTTGACCTCTCCCCCCTGCAGCATGTCGTAGAAGAGCAGGCGGCCCTGGGGCGCTCGCTGCTTTTCATGAGCGAAGACGGCAAGCTCGCCGGCATGGTCTCCATTGAAGATCCCCTGCGTCCGGAAGCCGCGCGCGTGGTGGAAGAGCTTCGTGGCCTGGGCTTCGGGCGCATACTCATGCTCACCGGAGACGATGAGCGCACCGCACGTGCCGTGGCCGGCAGTGTCGGCATCAGCGAGTACCGTGCCCAGGTGCTGCCCGCAGACAAGGCCCGCATTGTACAGGACCTCACCGACCAGGGCTGCAAGGTGCTCATGGTAGGCGATGGCATCAACGACGCCCCGGCCCTTTCAGCGTCACATGTGGGCGTTGCCATGAGCGACGGCACCGATCTGGCCCGCGAGGTAGCCAACGTGCTGCTGACCCATCCCAGCCTTGAAGGGCTTGTCAGTGCCCGTTTGCTGGGCAGGCGCACCCTGCGCCGCATACACTTCAACTTTGTATCCACGCTGGCGCTCAACAGCGCATTTCTTGTGGGCGGGCTTTTCATGATCATCGGCCCCGGCGTTTCGGCCCTGCTGCACAATGTGACGACTCTGGGCGTAGCGCTCAACGCCATGCGCCCGCATTTGCCCCAAAAGGCCCTTCCGGGCGAGGAGAGCCATTTTGAACACCCTGCATCTTCTTAG
- a CDS encoding FeoA family protein: protein MSQIVNLRQMQVGQKGRIAAVEALGEMNRRIRDMGLIPGTTVSVVGRAPLKDPVALRLSGVTISLRNSEADYIKVDLAASGN from the coding sequence ATGAGCCAGATTGTCAATCTGCGTCAGATGCAGGTAGGCCAGAAGGGCAGAATCGCCGCTGTGGAAGCCCTTGGTGAAATGAACCGCCGCATTCGCGACATGGGGCTTATCCCCGGCACGACAGTTTCTGTCGTCGGGCGGGCTCCCCTCAAGGATCCGGTGGCCCTGCGCCTTTCCGGGGTAACCATTTCCCTGCGCAACAGCGAAGCGGACTACATCAAGGTCGACCTGGCGGCCTCCGGCAACTAA